One part of the Capricornis sumatraensis isolate serow.1 chromosome 13, serow.2, whole genome shotgun sequence genome encodes these proteins:
- the PRR18 gene encoding proline-rich protein 18, with product MPFPPAPPPPPAPAPGVPAARPPPRKPGAPRKAAAPACAPPGPSPPAAAAEKKRRPPERPPGPLSSSWPSATLKRPPARRAPGPASPRAPAPCASRPAGSGDSPAGTAASGARTAASGAGPDAALRFSLSLTPEAVLVIQRRHLERQLLARPRRAPPADAGRPPAACPRAAGLGRLAPLPPPAPGPRPADLRSLLKVSLLNERHKYDDVEYEEEAATADEGLVRKCTEWLRGVESAAAARDRAGPLDALPHLSSL from the coding sequence ATGCCGTTcccgcccgcgccgccgccgccgcccgccccggccccggGGGTCCCCGCCGCGCGCCCGCCGCCCCGGAAGCCCGGCGCCCCGCGCAAGGCGGCGGCGCCCGCCTGCGCCCCGCCCGGACCCTCGCCGCCCGCCGCGGCCGCCGAGAAGAAGAGGCGGCCTCCCGAGCGGCCCCCGGGGCCGCTGTCCAGCTCCTGGCCCTCCGCCACCCTGAAGCGGCCGCCGGCCCGCCGCGCCCCCGGCCCGGCATCCCCGCGCGCCCCGGCCCCGTGCGCGTCCCGGCCGGCCGGTTCCGGCGACAGCCCCGCGGGGACCGCGGCCTCGGGGGCGCGGACCGCCGCCTCGGGCGCCGGGCCCGACGCCGCCCTGCGCTTCTCGCTGAGCCTCACGCCCGAGGCCGTGCTGGTCATCCAGCGGCGCCACCTGGAGCGGCAGCTGCTGGCTCGGCCCCGGCGGGCGCCCCCAGCCGACGCCGGGCGCCCGCCCGCCGCCTGCCCCCGGGCCGCGGGCCTCGGCCGTCTGGCCCCGCTGCCGccgcccgcccccggcccgcgGCCCGCCGACCTGCGCTCGCTGCTCAAGGTGTCGCTGCTCAACGAGCGGCACAAATACGACGACGTGGAGTACGAGGAGGAGGCCGCGACCGCCGACGAGGGCCTGGTGCGCAAGTGCACCGAGTGGCTGCGCGGCGTGGAGTCGGCGGCCGCCGCGCGCGACCGGGCGGGGCCCCTGGACGCGCTGCCGCACCTGAGCTCGCTGTGA